In one window of Xiphophorus hellerii strain 12219 chromosome 23, Xiphophorus_hellerii-4.1, whole genome shotgun sequence DNA:
- the LOC116714029 gene encoding thiosulfate:glutathione sulfurtransferase-like, translating into MTNPVTYEELKVLLAQSKDLILIDVRETDEVNKGRIPRSTHIALGTVETAFKMSPEDFQATYGIPKPALDAPELVFYCRSGKRSAEAISKVRELGYVTARNYTGSYLDWSSREG; encoded by the exons ATGACAAACCCAG tCACATACGAGGAACTGAAGGTTCTCTTGGCCCAAAGCAAAGATCTGATTCTGATTGATGTCCGTGAGACAGACGAGGTGAACAAAGGACGCATCCCCAGGTCCACTCACATTGCCC TTGGCACTGTCGAAACCGCTTTCAAAATGAGCCCAGAGGATTTTCAGGCCACATACGGGATTCCCAAACCTGCACTGGATGCGCCTGAGCTGGTGTTTTACTGCCGGTCAGGGAAGCGGTCAGCAGAGGCCATCAGCAAAGTCAGAGAACTCGGATATGTGAC AGCACGTAATTACACCGGCTCTTACCTGGACTGGTCTAGCAGGGAGGGATAA